A DNA window from Trypanosoma brucei brucei TREU927 chromosome 11 chr11_scaffold01 genomic scaffold, whole genome shotgun sequence contains the following coding sequences:
- a CDS encoding tRNA pseudouridine synthase, putative, with protein sequence MLVAFFSYSLPPLSYFTRVFVAKMRVGWTTRSPVKSKWIWELEPSRLRAIDFFTYRLGLFSDPSTKCTRKVAVDGSNGKISNKKRNANRLNKLSEPLSPIPSPYGGELTKAHNTAGDGCSRIFSFSPLKLMQRMMREWEEEQRELLSRDEEILAREEAQMASIMKHPSALFGDEAAVLYKFGMGAFVSPNAPGFSGIFRQHWKDFLVTEMVYDSEGEDGKPLSRELDWTIPPLPDCFRSVDESDTKYVHGGSTASGENRINSFFTVDIGGQLKQIMKEDSGEGDSKRTGVEPLTGNLSGAASRNKSRLEGNGQDEDSSEFRTGKFYLQCYLRKQHIAHSVALSNIAQTLRMHPSCISVAGIKDYIGDTLQRVRLQNVTPASALEANRVFRKKKWAMTLSDFSYHTEPLFPGRLFGNHFKIVLRDVTVPKTCIQQAVYELQTHGFPNYYGCQRFSWFGGTNDAAFAILNQNWLAFAFRFLGYTSRELTLRELLQREKKYPNPVQDEYRRNIVRRLRSIAIEPSELDTAPFLACPSLGAPLTATDGGPVSKKQELILLQLQGAYLDLSVMSRRLTAQRLCSYLWNQVLTLRLHHFGGKEVLEGDMVLPEVLRRVQTSPEERTDWYRQGIHLVETEEERERTSIMNVIHPGFSFNSMRLPQNAVGEYFLQVCQKYHLEWHSRHSRLGIHDFFEPPRPIIRKPMNLRYDYDTESCKLTLEFSLERGSYANVVLTELMKQARCVGSSDILTLPAPDAMWEFGNRDPGYVTSLQDIYEGFQDGVGFVNEEHVLPFVGDVKPWDYNTGPLFLPESADPVRKAHRWGSRHLIRNMARREQDEEEMRLRLFEKPLAKTLKDGEVSCYAGHTVPLPPNAKAKKIFFKVLRRQRRYPGAPKTTPRIKRGAEVQRRETARVPFKTINKNTWNVTW encoded by the coding sequence ATGTTGGTTGCATTTTTCTCTTATTCCCTTCCCCCACTGTCTTATTTTACACGTGTATTTGTTGCAAAGATGAGGGTGGGGTGGACAACTCGCTCCCCAGTGAAGTCAAAATGGATATGGGAACTTGAGCCGAGCAGGCTCCGCGCTATCGACTTTTTTACCTACCGTCTCGGGCTTTTCAGCGATCCCTCCACGAAGTGTACCAGGAAGGTCGCAGTCGACGGTAGCAACGgcaaaataagcaataaaaaacgaaatgCGAATCGATTAAACAAACTGTCTGAACCTTTGAGCCCTATTCCGTCACCCTATGGCGGGGAGCTTACGAAGGCGCACAATACCGCAGGCGATGGATGCAGTAGGATTTTCTCATTCTCTCCCTTGAAGCTGATGCAACGGATGATGCGCGAGTGGGAAGAAGAGCAGCGAGAGCTTTTGTCGCGAGATGAAGAAATCCTGGCAAGGGAAGAAGCGCAAATGGCTTCTATTATGAAGCATCCATCCGCATTGTTCGGGGATGAAGCAGCGGTCCTGTACAAATTTGGCATGGGTGCCTTCGTTTCACCGAACGCACCGGGCTTCTCGGGAATTTTTCGGCAGCATTGGAAGGACTTTTTGGTCACGGAAATGGTCTACGATAGTGAGGGAGAAGATGGCAAACCACTTTCCCGCGAGCTCGATTGGACTATTCCACCACTTCCTGATTGTTTTCGTTCAGTTGATGAATCAGATACCAAATATGTGCATGGTGGCAGCACGGCTAGCGGTGAAAACCGCATCAACAGTTTCTTTACCGTCGATATAGGAGGGCAGttaaaacaaataatgaagGAAGATAGCGGCGAGGGAGATAGCAAAAGAACGGGGGTGGAACCCCTAACGGGTAATCTGTCTGGCGCAGCCTCACGAAATAAATCTCGACTAGAGGGAAACGGCCAGGATGAGGATTCGAGCGAATTTAGGACGGGGAAGTTTTACCTTCAGTGCTACCTCCGTAAGCAGCATATTGCACACAGCGTCGCGCTCTCCAACATCGCTCAAACTCTTCGAATGCACCCCTCCTGTATATCCGTAGCCGGTATTAAGGACTACATTGGGGACACGCTGCAAAGGGTCCGGTTGCAAAATGTCACTCCAGCATCAGCGCTAGAAGCAAATCGTGTCTTCCGCAAGAAGAAGTGGGCAATGACCCTTTCCGACTTCTCATATCATACGGAACCACTATTTCCTGGGCGGCTGTTCGGTAATCACTTTAAAATTGTCCTTCGAGATGTGACGGTGCCAAAGACATGCATTCAACAGGCGGTGTACGAGCTCCAGACGCATGGGTTCCCGAACTATTACGGATGCCAGCGGTTCTCGTGGTTTGGTGGGACTAATGATGCTGCTTTCGCTATACTAAATCAAAACTGGTTAGCTTTCGCGTTCCGCTTTCTCGGGTATACCAGTCGTGAGCTGACACTCCGAGAACTGCTACagcgtgaaaaaaaatatccgAACCCAGTACAAGACGAGTATCGTCGCAATATCGTACGGCGTCTTCGATCCATCGCAATAGAACCCAGTGAATTGGATACGGCTCCATTTCTTGCATGTCCCTCCCTTGGTGCCCCGTTGACCGCTACCGATGGTGGGCCCGTGAGCAAGAAGCAAGAGTTGATACTTCTGCAGTTACAAGGTGCGTATCTTGATTTGAGCGTGATGAGTCGGCGTCTCACAGCACAGCGTCTCTGTAGCTACTTGTGGAACCAAGTGCTAACACTTCGGCTTCACCACTTCGGTGGTAAAGAGGTTTTGGAAGGTGATATGGTTCTACCCGAGGTGCTGCGGCGTGTGCAAACCTCACCAGAAGAACGGACTGACTGGTACCGACAGGGTATTCATCTCGTTGAAactgaggaagaaagagagagaacgTCCATTATGAATGTTATTCATCCTGGTTTCTCCTTCAATTCCATGCGGTTGCCGCAGAACGCGGTAGGGGAGTATTTTCTTCAGGTGTGTCAAAAGTACCACCTGGAATGGCACAGCCGCCACTCGAGGTTGGGGATTCACGACTTCTTTGAGCCACCGCGCCCTATTATTCGTAAACCAATGAACCTGCGGTATGACTACGACACTGAGTCATGCAAGTTGACGCTTGAATTTTCTCTTGAGCGTGGCAGCTACGCTAATGTTGTTCTTACAGAGCTCATGAAACAAGCTCGTTGTGTTGGTTCCTCTGATATTCTTACCCTTCCCGCTCCCGATGCAATGTGGGAGTTTGGAAACCGCGATCCTGGATACGTCACATCCCTGCAAGACATATACGAAGGATTTCAAGACGGTGTTGGGTTTGTGAATGAGGAGCACGTCCTACCTTTTGTTGGGGATGTCAAGCCGTGGGACTATAATACCGGGCCGCTCTTTCTACCGGAGAGTGCAGATCCTGTGCGCAAAGCACATCGTTGGGGATCACGGCACCTGATTCGGAATATGGCCCGCCGGGAAcaagatgaggaggaaatgaggTTGCGACTATTTGAGAAACCACTCGCCAAAACACTTAAAGATGGCGAAGTGAGCTGTTACGCCGGGCACACAGTTCCCCTTCCACCCAATGCTAAGGCGAAGAAAATATTCTTTAAAGTCCTCCGCCGGCAGCGTCGCTACCCCGGGGCACCCAAAACCACGCCACGTATCAAACGCGGTGCAGAGGTTcaaaggagggaaacggCTCGTGTGCCGTTTAAAACCATTAACAAGAATACGTGGAACGTGACGTGGTGA
- a CDS encoding helicase (similar to ATP-dependent DNA-binding helicase) yields MVLFCVCLFSLRTRLQRKTHQFTTRRHALSSARSSRVGVHAGLTMTEDEEPYVMAFEPYTVQREMMRTVHLALNSWPRHTPIAAIEVPTGCGKTLALLSSVLRYQAGLEKHTPQELEQHFRLRRCRGPPVLPSLSRTEMSSRKWCHCKEDSKHSEESNGLKANTADGEEAWRVSSLFLRQFRPPNGKRLRVELVTEGSLELRKQHQSPPCTIFYVTRTHAQLRQCVGELRKLKGLERLKMNILGSRKQYCINQHVLKACANKTLPIEGNNLGEVCDKLVSLGQCEAVHGYGVLGSKAITHPLSQGRSDKVWDIEDLVTEGVGMECCPYYAARDLVFFAHINFATYQYLLDPLIRHECKMEAALKNHSIIIFDEAHNVPQVCQDALSVETSVDTLRLILNEIEPLIQPTVAVATLSYPREFKLTKWTLVELLSLLYDVFKAVTEFVSPAQPSVKTQRGVHSRPVGGQDVEESESNHDVENNAIFPGETLAEVLRRCITDYIPIASSCSRRGYGTAESSASKDGVAMFRQVYGIIMSLGVTFNPFQFSIFCLSLMKRWILIMRFIIQKPSAFVLSISDPLPEKNRNGQDSVPSSEAGGNTEGVESAVPSRRIVGIRCLDGSLAFQHILSTAHRVVLASGTLAPFHQLGRDLGIPPSSMATYEGLHVAQKHQYRLGVLTHTVDATPLHCTYGSLKDPSFISQLVETLAMLVEKVELGGVLVFMPNYTVMKTIGLQLISRYRDAARQMEGTPKSSRFPQVFLESQSAADFPSVLDSFRKATVRGPAVFASVFRAKVSEGIDFADCMARLVVCVGVPLQPLKSWTVQAQRRYSGEEWYVNDAVRAVNQALGRCIRHSRDFGAMVLLDDRFEQMNLQQSLSRWCREELRVHHSHASLADDLHEFFRTCRGGNAIAKDSHLRENVSGGNTSQGEELYCRSLEKENVPPPIKEERVTSILDAPFLMGPVLKPKVPTYTRQLSCTALKLMYEAHDDVSQVTAEELREALRLLEDGFPQ; encoded by the coding sequence ATGGTtctcttttgtgtttgtttgttttcccttcgcaCACGCCTACAACGTAAGACACACCAATTCACCACGAGGCGGCACGCCCTCAGCTCCGCACGGTCCTCCCGTGTTGGTGTGCACGCAGGCCTGACGATGACAGAGGACGAGGAACCATATGTTATGGCCTTCGAGCCCTACACAGTGCAGAGGGAAATGATGCGAACTGTTCATTTGGCTCTTAATTCCTGGCCTCGGCACACCCCCATTGCGGCGATTGAGGTTCCCACCGGGTGTGGAAAGACGCTGGCATTGCTTTCAAGCGTGTTGCGCTACCAGGCAGGGTTGGAGAAACACACACCACAGGAGCTGGAGCAGCACTTTCGCCTGCGGAGGTGTAGGGGTCCCCCAGTGTTGCCCTCATTGTCAAGAACGGAAATGTCGTCACGTAAATGGTGCCACTGCAAGGAAGACAGTAAACACAGTGAAGAGTCGAATGGTTTGAAAGCAAATACAGCGGACGGTGAAGAAGCTTGGCGTGTGTCGTCGTTATTTCTGAGGCAGTTCAGGCCACCGAACGGCAAACGTCTGCGTGTTGAGCTAGTAACTGAAGGATCGTTGGAACTCCGCAAGCAGCATCAATCGCCGCCATGTACGATTTTTTACGTGACGCGTACGCACGCGCAGCTTCGACAGTGTGTGGGGGAACTGCGTAAACTCAAAGGTCTGGAGAGACTGAAAATGAATATCCTGGGAAGCCGCAAGCAATACTGCATAAACCAACATGTGCTGAAGGCGTGTGCAAACAAGACGCTTCCTATAGAGGGAAACAACCTTGGTGAAGTCTGTGACAAGCTTGTGTCTCTCGGTCAGTGCGAAGCCGTTCATGGCTACGGTGTCCTTGGTAGTAAGGCTATAACTCACCCCCTGAGCCAAGGACGGAGTGACAAAGTGTGGGATATTGAAGATTTGGTAACCGAAGGTGTAGGAATGGAGTGTTGTCCGTATTATGCCGCGAGAGACCTTGTCTTCTTCGCCCACATCAACTTTGCCACGTATCAGTATCTTCTGGACCCGCTCATTCGTCATGAGTGCAAGATGGAGGCTGCCCTAAAAAATCACTCCATCATTATCTTTGATGAGGCACACAACGTCCCGCAAGTGTGTCAAGATGCATTATCCGTAGAGACGTCAGTGGACACGCTCCGTCTCATCCTAAATGAGATCGAGCCTCTAATACAACCCACTGTGGCGGTGGCGACGCTCAGCTACCCGCGCGAGTTCAAACTAACCAAATGGACACTTGTGGAGCTACTTTCCCTACTGTATGACGTATTCAAAGCCGTCACAGAGTTCGTGTCACCTGCGCAACCGTCGGTAAAAACGCAGCGTGGGGTACACTCCCGGCCGGTGGGGGGACAAGATGTCGAGGAAAGTGAAAGTAACCATGACGTTGAGAACAACGCAATCTTTCCAGGCGAAACCCTCGCAGAAGTGTTACGCCGCTGCATTACGGATTACATACCGATCGCTTCTAGCTGCAGCCGTCGAGGGTATGGGACCGCAGAGAGTTCAGCATCGAAAGACGGTGTAGCGATGTTTCGGCAAGTTTACGGGATTATAATGTCTCTGGGGGTCACCTTTAATCCATTCCAGTTCtccattttttgtctttcactTATGAAGCGTTGGATCCTCATCATGCGCTTTATCATCCAGAAACCGAGCGCCTTTGTCCTCAGCATCAGTGACCCATTGCCAGAAAAAAACCGTAACGGTCAAGACAGCGTCCCAAGCAGTGAGGCTGGCGGCAACACCGAGGGGGTTGAGTCAGCTGTGCCATCACGAAGAATTGTTGGTATCCGATGTTTGGATGGTAGTTTGGCATTTCAGCACATCTTGAGTACCGCTCACCGTGTTGTGTTGGCCTCCGGGACACTTGCGCCGTTTCATCAGTTGGGACGAGACTTGGGAATACCACCTTCCAGTATGGCAACTTATGAAGGATTGCATGTGGCACAGAAGCATCAGTATCGATTGGGGGTTCTCACACATACTGTGGATGCCACTCCGTTGCACTGTACCTACGGGAGTTTGAAGGATCCTTCTTTCATTAGTCAGCTTGTGGAGACACTCGCTATGCTTGTTGAAAAAGTGGAACTTGGAGGTGTTCTCGTCTTCATGCCCAACTACACCGTAATGAAAACCATCGGGTTGCAGCTCATTTCTCGTTACCGTGACGCAGCCCGTCAGATGGAAGGAACACCAAAGTCTTCTAGGTTCCCGCAGGTTTTCCTCGAGAGTCAGTCAGCAGCTGATTTCCCTTCAGTGCTAGATAGCTTCCGAAAGGCTACAGTTCGTGGCCCAGCCGTTTTCGCCTCTGTTTTTCGAGCGAAAGTGAGTGAAGGGATTGACTTCGCGGATTGCATGGCCCGTCTTgtcgtgtgtgtgggagtCCCTTTACAGCCGTTGAAATCGTGGACGGTGCAAGCACAGAGGAGATACAGTGGGGAGGAGTGGTACGTAAATGATGCGGTCCGCGCTGTTAATCAAGCCCTTGGACGCTGCATACGTCACTCACGAGATTTCGGTGCGATGGTCCTGTTGGACGACCGTTTTGAACAAATGAACCTTCAGCAATCCCTGTCAAGATGGTGCCGCGAGGAGTTGAGGGTCCACCACTCACACGCGTCGTTAGCGGATGATCTTCATGAGTTCTTTCGCACTTGCagggggggaaatgcaaTAGCGAAGGATTCTCATCTCAGAGAAAACGTAAGCGGTGGAAATACCAGCCAAGGAGAAGAACTGTATTGCCGGTCactggaaaaagaaaacgtccCTCCCCCCATTAAGGAAGAACGAGTGACCAGCATCTTGGATGCACCCTTTCTCATGGGGCCTGTACTGAAGCCGAAGGTTCCAACTTACACACGACAGTTGAGTTGCACCGCATTAAAACTCATGTACGAAGCCCATGATGATGTCTCCCAAGTTACAGCCGAAGAGCTTCGTGAGGCACTGCGACTCTTGGAGGACGGGTTTCCGCAGTGA
- a CDS encoding protein kinase (Zinc finger domain.) translates to MLSKLFRYDTKLQGKQELSTADHRSLLELSMTDNITSVEIPQYRVRGTFVEYVIECTKRNMTWQVFRRYQQFKALDQSLKQLCSRGSSRHCDYGVIPVLCGSHWTEVTNQSIDLVEKRRRHLEIYLRQLLVPGNVFYVAKTVIYDFLHDGAVPAQHQRRAIRPLIGFATPDSLADLHLENRNGEGSASRLGAASTLNDKSISMLGPSAVGESDRVDDGVGDEEEEPCKSPPGETVESGEECEDLPSADNSEAEDVRVPPPGSLCRQCNAEFSSVLYPHRCFFCRQQFCRDCLHPVELEEGEVARSCVQCYENFARKTCKPQYPPTPMASTPILQCAPAGGALDPLNLLGSTSHVRTDVTLSDFKLVTTVGRGTFGKVMKVIFREDGKVYAMKVLNKCVIHKRRMIEYIREEKNIMSSLPSHPYIVTCHFAFQTDYHLFFVLDYLPGGDMHSRVYPKLKLTESDVRLYIAELVLALQHLHRHDIAHRDVKLENIVLGEDGHLKLTDFGLARMNFSRQRRRSFVGSPEYLPPETIQGKYQTKAVDWWSAGVMLYEMLSGKTPFYSAYNCEIYNNVLKAELDLTAPCFTPEAASLIEQLLQSHPKARLQDAGAIKAHPYFASIDWAALEGKKISAPIQLDLMGNDMKYIKWKFTAEWAVIYKPPGVTRATIDLLINRFSNFAHVSEGTPPTPHLPIGQQQEEVSDGVTNPPDITGVWNVVKVEMQTEDGKITHPWGSAVCGVLAYFPEGQFSMQLTSYMRPHLRQQFVDRAVREDLVEMCNSYAGSFGKYQIKPGSNIITHRLHGCLCPNLTGSTQKYFFEVRERKENGAKVLKLFTACNALPGEDISAQTVLTWERTGSC, encoded by the coding sequence ATGCTATCCAAGTTATTCCGGTATGACACGAAACTTCAGGGGAAGCAGGAACTCAGTACCGCTGATCACAGGTCGTTACTTGAGCTTAGTATGACAGACAACATTACATCCGTAGAGATTCCGCAGTACAGGGTGCGGGGGACGTTTGTTGAGTATGTGATTGAGTGCACAAAACGAAACATGACGTGGCAGGTGTTTCGGCGTTACCAGCAATTTAAGGCACTTGACCAGAGTCTGAAACAACTATGCTCACGCGGATCCTCAAGGCACTGTGACTACGGGGTCATTCCTGTCCTCTGCGGTAGCCACTGGACGGAAGTAACTAACCAGTCAATCGACCTCGTAGAAAAACGGCGGAGGCACTTGGAAATTTACCTCCGCCAGTTGCTCGTCCCGGGGAATGTATTTTATGTTGCTAAAACCGTGATTTACGATTTTCTTCACGATGGCGCGGTTCCTGCGCAGCACCAAAGGAGGGCCATACGACCGCTAATTGGCTTTGCAACGCCAGACTCGTTGGCAGACCTCCACTTGGAAAACAGGAACGGCGAAGGGAGTGCGAGCCGGTTAGGGGCGGCCTCAACTCTCAACGATAAATCGATTTCTATGCTTGGGCCATCTGCTGTTGGTGAAAGTGATCGAGTGGATGATGGTGTCGGggacgaagaagaggagCCCTGCAAATCACCTCCAGGAGAGACCGTAGAGAGCGGTGAGGAATGTGAAGATTTACCATCAGCTGACAACAGTGAAGCTGAGGACGTGCGTGTGCCGCCACCAGGCTCCTTGTGCAGGCAATGTAACGCTGAGTTTTCTTCTGTGCTGTATCCGCAtcgttgtttcttctgtAGGCAACAGTTTTGTCGCGACTGTTTGCACCCAGTCGAACTTGAAGAAGGAGAGGTCGCTAGATCATGTGTTCAATGTTATGAAAACTTTGCTCGAAAGACCTGTAAACCCCAATATCCCCCAACTCCCATGGCTTCAACACCAATACTTCAGTGCGCACCTGCTGGTGGTGCGTTGGACCCGTTGAACTTACTCGGTAGTACGTCCCACGTGCGAACAGATGTAACACTTTCTGACTTTAAGTTAGTTACAACTGTGGGACGTGGCACGTTTGGCAAAGTGATGAAAGTTATCTTTCGTGAAGATGGCAAGGTTTATGCTATGAAAGTGCTCAACAAGTGTGTTATTCACAAGCGGCGAATGATCGAGTACATCAGGGAGGAGAAGAATATCATGTCCTCTTTACCCTCGCATCCGTACATTGTAACATGTCACTTCGCATTTCAGACTGACTACCATCTTTTCTTCGTACTGGACTACCTCCCTGGTGGAGACATGCACTCGCGTGTTTACCCTAAACTCAAACTAACTGAATCGGATGTCCGTTTGTATATTGCTGAACTTGTACTCGCACTCCAACATCTGCACCGTCACGACATTGCCCATCGTGACGTCAAGCTCGAAAACATTGTCTTGGGAGAAGACGGACATCTTAAACTGACAGATTTTGGGCTGGCACGCATGAATTTCTCACGGCAACGCCGTCGCAGTTTTGTGGGGAGTCCGGAGTACCTTCCGCCAGAAACGATTCAGGGGAAGTACCAAACGAAGGCTGTGGATTGGTGGAGTGCGGGGGTCATGCTGTACGAAATGCTGAGTGGGAAGACGCCGTTTTACTCGGCGTACAATTGTGAAATCTACAACAATGTGTTGAAGGCGGAGTTGGACCTCACAGCCCCGTGTTTCACGCCAGAGGCCGCCTCACTCATTGAACAACTGCTTCAAAGCCATCCAAAAGCAAGGTTGCAAGACGCAGGGGCAATAAAGGCTCATCCTTACTTTGCATCAATCGATTGGGCTGCTCTCgaaggtaaaaaaatatCTGCCCCCATACAGCTTGATCTTATGGGAAATGATATGAAATACATCAAATGGAAGTTCACGGCGGAGTGGGCTGTTATATACAAACCTCCTGGAGTGACACGTGCTACAATTGACCTTTTGATTAATCGCTTTAGTAACTTTGCTCATGTGAGCGAGGGGACGCCGCCCACGCCGCATCTGCCGATagggcagcagcaggaagagGTATCTGACGGAGTGACAAACCCACCGGATATAACCGGCGTTTGGAATGTTGTCAAGGTAGAGATGCAAACGGAGGATGGAAAGATCACGCATCCTTGGGGAAGTGCAGTGTGTGGAGTGCTAGCGTACTTCCCAGAGGGTCAGTTCAGCATGCAGCTTACATCATATATGCGTCCACATTTGCGGCAACAGTTCGTGGATCGTGCCGTGAGAGAGGATCTGGTAGAAATGTGCAACTCGTACGCGGGCAGTTTCGGAAAGTATCAGATCAAGCCAGGGAGCAATATCATTACTCACAGGCTTCACGGCTGCCTCTGTCCGAATCTTACAGGAAGTACACAAAAGTATTTTTTTGAGGTTCgtgagaggaaagaaaatggggCTAAAGTGTTGAAACTTTTTACCGCGTGTAACGCGCTCCCAGGTGAAGACATCTCCGCACAAACCGTCCTCACATGGGAACGGACGGGTTCCTGCTAA
- a CDS encoding hypothetical protein, conserved (Possible protein kinase; similar to SP:Q12263: Serine/threonine-protein kinase GIN4 (EC 2.7.1.-). {Saccharomyces cerevisiae;}) — protein sequence MLQKEVLGSNANSSTVLVKDTEAGGELRVVKRINVTSWAESDVDKTLETYNAIASANIPNMVKLYVAMRQSSSISVVSSYCLGEELQEYLDEKISCPLDEVTALRWMRNIARVVQQVHNLPLNNRVACFHGPLIDRIFVVDDGKEVCVGLPLPRVLYFKWLEERETYGVKLHHEYPPEVLRGRYYYTQASDIWQLGLVGMKLLAANASFDRRSAAIRTLIASMMNPIMRKRPNIEEVNRKLGEITRERSISCLSSADVNTPTSYERFLTPRSAVMEEPIGMTSLDEYDTFTTDLSKTNFDEVTQSTHKHAWRNRLQPSWYNQAMKQFEELQRMNSTPLTSRSRPASPTPATGGAVSPRARRDAKATNARDRSGGARPSPRRRASSSTLTGPQKNRTLERVPSSARRDLAMPRMLNNIPSQRSRNAHRLELEEKKRRQQALEREAHAMHRVHENRMREIRKNQDESMKHDIRKYIKQWREQSTAAKDDSTSYSEHNGVAIFVPKNPPPPGRSPNVDTKAKQQPLNSEGDTHRRVFSDELTHAAAGPVVHGSTPRPYSATRHPRTPPSATPKRSASIYRIRGISPKVPHSRANPSDRYKVTESAPTTTVSCANPSSSKNSGTTAYQTSETSSGTYPSGTNRAGQSNSRTISVLGEDATKPSCTAGVPGTNRLAAESLRCSAGRLREALEKLLPTRELFVETMEVVDAFVVRSEIERCNPRFNTVFMHTLRKLMNDDELLLSAVPMCAQLVSLLSLLQGGEQPEGT from the coding sequence ATGCTACAAAAGGAGGTATTGGGCTCAAATGCGAATTCCTCCACGGTTCTTGTAAAGGACACAGAGGCTGGAGGGGAACTCCGCGTTGTTAAGCGAATCAACGTCACCTCGTGGGCGGAATCCGATGTGGACAAAACACTCGAGACGTACAACGCTATTGCTTCGGCAAATATACCGAATATGGTTAAGTTGTACGTGGCCATGCGGCAGAGCTCCTCCATAAGTGTCGTGAGCTCCTACTGCCTTGGCGAGGAACTGCAGGAGTACCTTGACGAGAAAATCTCCTGTCCTTTAGATGAGGTTACTGCCTTGAGGTGGATGCGAAATATAGCGCGGGTCGTGCAACAGGTCCACAACCTTCCCCTCAACAACAGGGTGGCATGTTTTCATGGACCTTTAATTGATCgtatttttgttgtggaCGACGGTAAAGAGGTATGCGTAGGTTTGCCACTACCACGCGTCTTGTACTTCAAATGGCTTGAGGAGCGTGAGACGTATGGTGTTAAATTGCACCACGAATACCCACCAGAAGTTCTGCGCGGCCGGTATTATTACACCCAAGCAAGCGATATTTGGCAGTTAGGACTCGTAGGAATGAAGTTGTTAGCAGCTAACGCCTCATTTGATCGTCGATCAGCCGCCATTCGGACACTTATTGCGTCCATGATGAACCCCATAATGAGGAAGCGACCTAACATTGAAGAGGTTAACAGAAAATTGGGGGAAATCACACGGGAACGCAGTATCTCATGCTTGTCGTCTGCGGATGTGAATACTCCGACATCGTATGAACGATTTCTCACTCCGCGCTCCGCAGTTATGGAGGAGCCGATCGGAATGACATCGTTGGATGAGTATGACACCTTCACCACCGACCTTAGTAAGACGAACTTCGATGAGGTGACCCAAAGCACGCATAAACATGCCTGGCGTAACAGGCTTCAACCAAGTTGGTACAACCAAGCGATGAAGCAATTTGAGGAGCTGCAACGGATGAACTCAACCCCGTTAACGTCAAGGTCACGCCCGGCATCACCCACGCCAGCAACTGGTGGAGCTGTATCACCGCGAGCGAGGAGAGATGCAAAGGCAACAAACGCACGGGACAGGTCGGGTGGAGCTCGGCCATCTCCCCGTCGGCGCGCGTCCTCTTCAACGCTTACCGGACCACAAAAAAATCGAACTCTTGAGCGCGTGCCGAGCTCGGCGCGCAGGGACCTTGCGATGCCCAGAATGTTGAATAACATTCCGTCTCAGCGGTCGCGTAATGCCCATAGGTTGgaattggaagaaaaaaagcgaaggcaACAGGCTCTGGAGCGAGAGGCCCATGCCATGCACCGAGTTCATGAAAATAGGATGCGGGAAATCCGTAAGAACCAAGATGAGTCCATGAAACACGATATTCGGAAGTACATCAAGCAGTGGAGAGAGCAGAGCACCGCCGCAAAAGACGATAGCACTTCGTATAGCGAACACAATGGTGTGGCAATATTTGTTCCAAAAaatccaccaccaccggggCGGTCACCAAATGTAGACACGAAAGCAAAGCAACAACCACTTAATAGTGAAGGGGATACACACAGGAGGGTTTTCTCGGATGAACTCACGCATGCAGCGGCAGGGCCGGTGGTGCATGGAAGCACACCAAGACCCTACAGTGCGACACGACACCCGCGGACACCACCATCAGCTACACCGAAGCGCTCAGCATCTATATACCGCATCCGTGGCATTAGCCCCAAGGTGCCGCACTCACGTGCCAATCCCTCCGACAGATACAAGGTCACAGAAAGTGCACCCACCACCACTGTGTCGTGTGCAAATCCTTCCAGTAGCAAAAATAGTGGCACGACGGCCTACCAAACTAGTGAAACCTCGTCCGGTACATATCCGTCAGGAACGAACAGGGCGGGGCAATCAAATTCACGGACAATCTCCGTTCTGGGAGAAGACGCGACTAAACCAAGCTGCACAGCTGGTGTGCCAGGCACTAATCGTCTCGCTGCGGAAAGTCTCAGGTGTTCTGCGGGTAGATTGCGGGAAGCACTGGAGAAACTATTACCAACCCGCGAGTTGTTCGTTGAGACAATGGAAGTTGTAGATGCCTTCGTGGTGCGCTCAGAGATTGAGCGGTGTAACCCTCGTTTCAACACAGTGTTCATGCACACACTTAGGAAGTTAATGAATGATGATGaacttcttctttccgcCGTTCCGATGTGTGCGCAGTTAGTTTCGTTGTTGAGTCTGTTGCAAGGAGGCGAACAGCCTGAGGGGACGTAA